A region from the Symphalangus syndactylus isolate Jambi chromosome 2, NHGRI_mSymSyn1-v2.1_pri, whole genome shotgun sequence genome encodes:
- the LOC134732790 gene encoding uncharacterized protein codes for MAEAETKERLRCGRLEGCAWARPASLLPQEQGKASWAVLGSRVTNTSCPQELTEVTRSGLGLKPRHRGEQWGLGEQRGLGEQRGLGEQRGLGLAAPSATPPPFMTRAKPLHEDQEAASARKPPAAYGPLPRRPQPAPGSSLLDGCLPNAWRALTLPVFHRNGVGAERGGCGCLRPPGQRTLRAGKGSQGRNQDIQGECRSDMSQGLGSRGTFTTLCKRPSH; via the coding sequence ATGGCCGAAGCAGAGACGAAGGAACGGCTTCGCTGCGGGAGGCTAGAGGGCTGCGCCTGGGCCCGCCCGGCCTCCCTCTTGCCCCAAGAGCAGGGCAAGGCCTCCTGGGCTGTTCTGGGGTCAAGAGTTACGAACACTTCTTGTCCTCAGGAGCTCACGGAGGTGACGAGAAGCGGTCTGGGTCTGAAGCCGCGACACAGAGGTGAGCAGTGGGGCCTCGGGGAGCAGCGGGGCCTCGGAGAGCAGCGGGGCCTCGGCGAGCAGCGGGGCCTCGGCTTGGCGGCTCCCTCCGCCACCCCGCCACCTTTCATGACCCGGGCCAAGCCGCTTCACGAAGACCAGGAAGCGGCCTCTGCCAGGAAGCCACCTGCAGCCTATGGTCCCCTCCCCAGGCGGCCCCAGCCCGCGCCCGGCAGCTCTCTCCTAGATGGTTGCCTTCCGAACGCCTGGAGGGCCCTGACCCTTCCGGTGTTCCACCGTAATGGGGTCGGGGCGGAAAGGGGCGGCTGTGGCTGCCTGAGACCTCCAGGGCAGCGCACATTACGGGCGGGAaagggaagtcaaggcaggaacCAGGACATCCAGGGAGAATGCAGGTCTGACATGAGCCAAGGCCTTGGCAGTAGAGGAACGTTCACCACGTTGTGCAAAAGACCAAGCCACTAG